One region of Culex pipiens pallens isolate TS chromosome 2, TS_CPP_V2, whole genome shotgun sequence genomic DNA includes:
- the LOC120421837 gene encoding putative serine protease K12H4.7 — protein MKLLFLLAGFALVALLEATTTTPGLGVWERLHREPPVRGDPAKRVTRAQVSTKWIKQKLDNFDPQNPSTWSMRYMENGEHYVPGSPLFIFVGGEWTISSGSIQQGHFYDMAAEHRAYLFYTEHRYYGQSRPTVNTRTDQMRFLNVDQALADLAHFVEEMRRTIPGAENSKVIMVGGSYSATMVVWFRQKYPHLVNGVWASSAPLLAKLDFTEYKEVVSESIRLVGGDACADRVQRGVAEVEDLIKQGSYDQVAQAFNLCADTDLSNTRDRQGFLSSISDTFAGVVQYHWSGDIEGVCKVINDPNYNTDMEALAGWFTYGSTRCLDASYESMISYYRNTDWTHGANTGSMRPWLYQTCAEYGWYQTSGSENQIFGSGFPVDLYIQWCADLYDNKFPESSMHANVARTNTIYGHMNPEVTNVLFTQGQLDPWRPMGVQQDLNERSPAVVIPLASHVADLNSISDWDSTEMRAAKEKISELVRLWLA, from the exons ATGAAGCTGCTCTTTTTGCTAGCGGGTTTCGCATTGGTGGCCCTCCTTgaggccaccaccaccactccCGGTCTGGGCGTATGGGAACGTCTGCATCGCGAACCTCCGGTCCGGGGTGACCCGGCCAAAAGGGTCACGCGAGCCCAGGTTTCCACCAAGTGGATCAAGCAGAAGCTGGACAACTTCGATCCCCAGAACCCGTCCACGTGGAGTATG CGCTACATGGAAAACGGTGAACACTACGTTCCCGGATCACCACTGTTCATCTTCGTGGGCGGCGAATGGACCATCAGCTCCGGAAGCATCCAGCAGGGTCACTTTTACGACATGGCCGCAGAACATCGGGCGTACCTCTTCTACACCGAGCATCGGTACTACGGACAGAGTCGCCCCACTGTGAACACACGAACCGACCAGATGCGCTTCCTGAACGTTGATCAGGCCCTGGCGGATCTCGCCCACTTTGTAGAGGAGATGCGGCGAACTATTCCCGGAGCGGAGAACTCCAAGGTCATTATGGTGGGAGGTTCCTACTCGGCGACCATGGTCGTTTGGTTCCGTCAGAAGTACCCTCACCTGGTCAACGGAGTGTGGGCCTCGAGTGCGCCGCTGCTGGCCAAGCTGGACTTTACCGAGTACAAGGAGGTCGTGTCCGAGTCGATTCGCTTGGTCGGAGGAGACGCCTGTGCGGATCGCGTTCAGCGAGGTGTCGCTGAAGTTGAAGATTTGATCAAGCAGGGCAGTTACGACCAGGTCGCACAAGCGTTCAATCTGTGCGCCGATACTGATCTTTCGAATACGCGGGACAGACAAGGCTTTCTCAGCTCCATTTCGGATACCTTTGCCGGAGTTGTCCAGTACCACTGGTCTGGAGACATCGAAGGGGTTTGTAAGGTCATCAATGACCCCAACTACAACACGGACATGGAAGCTCTAGCCGGTTGGTTCACCTACGGTTCCACCAGATGTCTCGACGCGTCGTACGAAAGCATGATCAGCTACTACCGAAACACCGATTGGACTCACGGTGCCAACACGGGATCGATGCGACCATGGCTGTATCAAACCTGTGCCGAGTACGGTTGGTACCAGACTTCCGGGTCGGAAAATCAGATCTTCGGCTCGGGCTTCCCCGTTGATCTGTACATCCAGTGGTGCGCCGACCTGTACGACAACAAATTCCCAGAATCGTCGATGCACGCCAACGTGGCCCGCACCAACACGATCTACGGCCACATGAACCCGGAGGTGACGAACGTGTTGTTCACCCAGGGTCAGTTGGACCCGTGGCGTCCGATGGGAGTGCAGCAGGACTTGAACGAGCGCTCCCCAGCTGTTGTAATTCCGC TGGCATCGCACGTTGCCGACCTGAACTCAATCAGCGACTGGGACTCTACCGAGATGAGGGCCGCCAAGGAGAAGATCAGCGAACTGGTCCGGCTGTGGTTGGCGTAA
- the LOC120421845 gene encoding thymus-specific serine protease-like, with protein MKLLFSIVLAVGLVTFIEATSSGPAAFERLHREPPIRGDPAKKDSGPRAPVLTKWIMQKVDNFDPQNPSTWSMRYMDNGEYYNAGGPLFIYVGGEWTINEGSLVRGHFHDMARELGAYIFYTEHRYYGLSRPTANTRTDQMRFLNVDQALADLAHFVEEMRRTIPGAENAKVIMAGGSYSATMVAWFRQKYPHLINGAWASSAPLLAKLDFTEYKEVVSESIRLVGGDACADRIQRAYAQVEALLEQGAYDEVAQEFNLCASTDLTKTLDKQNFLSSISDYFAGVVQYHWPGDIEGVCEVINDPSYTTDMEALAGWFTSGSTRCYDASYDSMISYYRSTDWTHGANTGAMRPWFYQTCAEYGWYQTSGSENQIFGSGFPVELYIRMCADLYDYKFPERLLHVNVARTNTIYGHMNPEVTNVFFTQGQLDPWRPMGLQEDLNEHSPAVVIPLASHCADLSSISAADSPEMRAAKERVFELIKMWLA; from the exons ATGAAACTGCTCTTTTCAATAGTGCTCGCCGTCGGCCTCGTGACCTTCATCGAGGCCACCAGCTCCGGTCCGGCCGCCTTCGAACGGCTCCACCGTGAACCTCCGATCCGTGGTGATCCGGCCAAGAAGGATAGCGGACCTCGTGCCCCCGTCCTCACCAAATGGATCATGCAGAAGGTCGACAACTTTGACCCGCAGAACCCGTCCACGTGGAGCATG CGCTACATGGACAACGGTGAGTACTACAACGCAGGTGGCCCGTTGTTCATCTACGTTGGCGGCGAATGGACCATCAACGAGGGCAGTCTCGTGCGGGGTCACTTCCACGACATGGCACGCGAGTTGGGAGCGTACATCTTCTACACCGAGCATCGGTACTACGGACTGAGTCGCCCCACTGCGAACACCCGAACCGATCAGATGCGCTTCCTGAACGTTGACCAGGCCCTGGCTGATCTCGCTCACTTTGTAGAGGAGATGCGGCGGACCATTCCCGGAGCGGAGAACGCCAAGGTCATCATGGCCGGCGGTTCCTACTCCGCGACCATGGTCGCTTGGTTCCGCCAGAAGTACCCTCACCTGATCAACGGAGCGTGGGCCTCGAGTGCGCCACTGCTGGCCAAGCTGGACTTTACCGAGTACAAGGAGGTCGTGTCCGAGTCGATTCGTTTGGTCGGAGGAGACGCCTGTGCGGATCGTATCCAGCGTGCGTACGCCCAAGTCGAGGCTCTGCTGGAACAGGGCGCCTACGACGAAGTCGCACAAGAGTTCAATCTGTGCGCCAGTACGGATCTTACAAAAACGCTAGACAAGCAAAACTTCCTCAGCTCCATTTCGGATTACTTCGCCGGGGTCGTCCAGTACCACTGGCCCGGAGATATCGAAGGAGTTTGCGAGGTCATCAACGATCCCAGCTACACAACCGACATGGAAGCCCTAGCCGGTTGGTTCACGTCCGGTTCCACCAGATGTTACGACGCCTCGTACGACAGCATGATCAGCTACTACCGCAGCACCGATTGGACTCACGGTGCCAACACGGGAGCGATGCGACCCTGGTTCTACCAGACCTGCGCCGAGTACGGCTGGTACCAGACTTCCGGGTCGGAAAACCAGATCTTCGGCTCGGGCTTCCCCGTTGAGCTGTACATCCGGATGTGCGCCGACCTGTACGATTACAAGTTCCCCGAGCGGCTGCTGCACGTCAACGTGGCCCGCACCAACACGATCTACGGCCACATGAACCCGGAGGTGACGAACGTGTTCTTCACCCAGGGTCAGCTGGACCCGTGGCGTCCGATGGGACTGCAGGAGGACTTGAACGAGCACTCTCCGGCGGTCGTTATTCCGC TGGCTTCCCACTGTGCCGACCTGAGCTCGATCAGTGCCGCGGATTCGCCCGAGATGAGGGCCGCCAAGGAGCGAGTGTTCGAGCTGATTAAGATGTGGTTGGCGTAA